The Hippocampus zosterae strain Florida chromosome 20, ASM2543408v3, whole genome shotgun sequence genome contains a region encoding:
- the prdm14 gene encoding PR domain zinc finger protein 14, translated as MLFTLPSLSSPPKDRSLQEDMLKTSTPRGFLPAPLHHHPYMDLLSRTHALLHPVKSTTALVLNPYLQQQQQHMLAAQGMPYLGHLAPGHPLCSSKPEDLAAVLTGHASGSLSFSDLSLSSPAGGNGSGTSSCVSASPAKQMLTSRAASPEKRGRFNFTEDDLFAVLYGYSAGPQPGGGTGGHAISGVNLPDNSLSDCPVLPLDKDALDLPEGLSVVQACWGTVSHCGVFTDAKSNVPKGTRFGPFLGKLVNTSEMKTYDDNTLMWEVFENGRLSHFVDGRGGSGNWMSLVKCARFADEQNLSAIQVKGQIFYEACKEIRGEQELLVWYGDGYVQFLGIPLTLGGPDEENDNLPPAEDAGEGFKCDRCGKVFAYKYYRDKHLKYTRCVDRGDRKFPCHLCSRSFEKRDRLRIHILHVHEKHRPHKCTVCGKSFSQSSSLNKHMRVHSGERPYKCVYCNKAFTASSILRTHIRQHSGERPFKCKHCGKAFASHAAHDSHVRRTHARDKPFPCDLCGASFQEETELNYHAKSHKARQILDSTILTPEIGPAEESLLDSPKSQRNFQLYTGITVLNPEYRPWN; from the exons ATGCTCTTCACCCTACCCAGCCTCTCTTCACCGCCCAAGGACAGAAGCCTCCAGGAGGACATGCTCAAGACAAGTACCCCCCGGGGCTTCTTGCCCGCCCCTCTCCACCACCACCCGTACATGGACCTCTTATCCCGAACTCACGCCCTCCTTCACCCCGTCAAATCCACCACCGCGCTGGTGCTCAACCCTTACctccagcaacagcagcagcacatgTTAGCCGCCCAGGGGATGCCTTACCTCGGACACCTGGCGCCAGGTCACCCGCTGTGCTCATCAAAACCGGAGGACCTGGCAGCGGTGCTGACCGGGCACGCCTCCGgttctctttctttttcggACTTAAGTCTGAGTAGTCCGGCCGGCGGGAACGGCAGCGGGACGTCATCGTGCGTTTCCGCCTCGCCAGCGAAGCAGATGCTCACAAGTCGAGCTGCGTCCCCGGAGAAGAGAGGCCGCTTCAACTTCACCGAGGACGACTTGTTCGCGGTGCTGTATGGATACTCGGCGGGCCCGCAGCCGGGCGGTGGCACCGGGGGCCACGCTATTTCCGGGGTTAATCTGCCGGACA ATTCCCTTTCAGACTGTCCTGTCCTCCCTCTGGACAAGGACGCTTTGGACCTTCCTGAGG GTCTCAGCGTTGTGCAAGCATGCTGGGGCACCGTGTCTCACTGCGGCGTGTTCACTGACGCCAAAAGCAACGTGCCCAAAGGCACGCGCTTCGGACCCTTCCTGGGGAAACTGGTCAACACTAGCGAAATGAAGACCTATGATGACAACACCCTCATGTGGGAG GTGTTTGAGAACGGCCGCCTGAGCCACTTTGTGGACGGCCGTGGCGGCTCAGGCAACTGGATGTCGCTAGTCAAGTGCGCACGCTTCGCAGATGAGCAGAACCTGTCGGCGATTCAGGTCAAGGGTCAGATCTTCTACGAAGCCTGCAAGGAGATCAGAGGTGAGCAGGAGCTCCTGGTGTGGTACGGAGACGGCTACGTGCAGTTCTTGGGCATCCCGCTCACCCTCGGGGGTCCCGACGAAGAAAACGACAACCTACCTCCCGCTGAAG atgctgGTGAGGGCTTCAAGTGTGACCGGTGCGGCAAGGTGTTTGCCTACAAGTATTACCGGGACAAGCATTTGAAATACACGCGCTGCGTGGACCGTGGTGACCGCAAGTTCCCGTGCCACCTGTGCAGCCGTTCTTTCGAGAAGAGGGACCGcctgcgcatacacatcctccACGTGCACGAGAAACACCGGCCGCATAAG TGCACAGTGTGTGGAAAAAGTTTTTCGCAGTCATCCAGCCTCAACAAACACATGCGAGTCCACTCGGGAGAACGCCCGTACAAGTGTGTCTATTGCAACAAG GCCTTCACTGCCTCCAGCATTTTGCGCACACACATCCGCCAGCATTCCGGAGAGCGGCCCTTCAAGTGCAAGCACTGCGGCAAGGCCTTCGCCTCACACGCCGCCCACGACAGTCACGTCCGTCGGACTCACGCCCGGGACAAGCCGTTCCCCTGCGACCTTTGTGGTGCCTCCTTCCAGGAGGAGACGGAGCTCAATTACCACGCCAAAAGTCATAAAG ccaggcAAATCTTGGACAGCACAATTCTCACTCCAGAAATTGGACCGGCGGAGGAATCTCTCTTGGACAGtccaaaaagtcaaagaaacTTCCAACTTTACACTGGTATCACGGTTTTAAATCCGGAATATCGTCCATGGAACTAA